A window from Corynebacterium singulare encodes these proteins:
- a CDS encoding MFS transporter: MSGQTVNVVGNQITTFALFLVVLNVTNSPSAASFSSGLFVLSMVVLGLPIGRLVDRYSRLVILKISATLGVVGSLLCVFAANGHYPISLFAVSAFLLGGISSAFGTAERAFLKELIPPSLLAKAMAVNQGRYSIGTLLGPPIAGLLISHSAQAPFWVDAASFCWVLACLLLIRFRSSETDSSNTPSETPPLRPAWDWLRGQKQLFSIGWYSPLMNFSFAGITTLSLLSLKYASFSSFSLGIYQAAIGLAGLMGAMIAGKLVEKVQAGRLILYSMCLFTVALAVTMVNSTCIILGMVLAGLVLPVFNAPCSGFFVKSVPQEFQGRCTAILSTSAMVTMPIGNALAGVLFEHFGGLTAVAFFALVLILSDLFFIKKGDVKSIRL; encoded by the coding sequence ATGTCGGGGCAAACAGTAAATGTAGTCGGTAATCAAATTACTACTTTCGCCCTATTTCTTGTAGTTCTTAATGTTACCAACTCTCCATCCGCTGCAAGTTTTTCGTCAGGATTATTTGTCTTAAGTATGGTTGTTTTGGGGCTGCCAATCGGTCGCCTAGTGGACAGATATTCAAGATTAGTAATTCTTAAAATTTCCGCCACACTTGGCGTCGTTGGTTCCCTGTTATGCGTCTTTGCGGCCAATGGACATTATCCGATATCTCTTTTTGCAGTTTCAGCTTTCTTGCTAGGGGGTATCTCCTCGGCTTTTGGTACGGCAGAACGCGCATTTCTTAAAGAACTAATCCCCCCGAGTTTGCTAGCAAAAGCCATGGCTGTTAATCAAGGTCGATACTCGATCGGAACCTTACTTGGGCCACCAATTGCCGGTCTGCTTATCTCGCATTCGGCGCAAGCTCCTTTTTGGGTTGATGCAGCTTCATTCTGCTGGGTTCTAGCTTGCCTTTTGCTTATTCGTTTCCGGTCAAGCGAAACAGACTCTTCGAATACCCCCAGCGAAACACCTCCGCTACGCCCAGCATGGGATTGGCTACGTGGTCAAAAGCAGCTCTTCTCCATCGGTTGGTATAGTCCGTTGATGAATTTTTCATTCGCTGGAATAACAACACTTTCGCTACTTAGTTTAAAATATGCTTCTTTCAGTTCATTCTCATTGGGAATATATCAGGCTGCAATTGGATTAGCAGGCCTAATGGGAGCAATGATTGCAGGAAAGCTAGTTGAAAAAGTGCAGGCCGGAAGGCTAATTCTTTACTCCATGTGTTTGTTCACTGTAGCGCTTGCAGTAACCATGGTAAATAGTACGTGCATTATTCTTGGAATGGTTTTGGCTGGATTGGTCTTGCCAGTTTTCAATGCGCCGTGCAGTGGCTTTTTCGTAAAATCAGTACCGCAAGAGTTTCAAGGACGTTGTACTGCGATTCTGTCAACATCTGCGATGGTAACCATGCCTATCGGAAACGCACTTGCCGGCGTGCTCTTCGAGCACTTCGGAGGATTGACAGCAGTAGCCTTTTTTGCTTTGGTCTTGATTCTCTCAGATCTGTTTTTCATCAAGAAGGGCGACGTTAAATCCATTCGTTTATAG
- a CDS encoding HesA/MoeB/ThiF family protein has protein sequence MIIGGVSYGSSRKVRDSDGRIKAILTRLDGTRTLEQIYFELEGSFPSLSYQFVEELVSALADFGFLEESEYPSELDTRFELWSRAQNLYQGMDNQLREHPWYVQEKLSNSAAAIVGLGGVGSEVAVLLARAGIGKLVLIDPDTVEPTNIVRQHFKFTDIGDAKSKALASQIAEIGLETEIDCLQKSLCTTSDFERTLNSVDTFALSADYPERIRFTANDFALRHEMPWAHCGYQGPEIILGIHDSCGACFRCIKDYQTIERADRDLHIREYSRPLRQAGNSVSSSISAAFLAHGIISLLTGVPCIKTNVEYWFSMQSMTINKVEVPNFETCAHKGVGVVALEK, from the coding sequence TTGATCATTGGCGGAGTTTCCTACGGGAGCTCTAGGAAGGTAAGGGATTCCGATGGGAGAATCAAGGCGATCTTAACTCGGTTAGATGGAACTAGGACCCTTGAGCAGATCTATTTCGAGCTTGAGGGGTCCTTTCCGTCGCTAAGCTATCAATTTGTCGAGGAGCTCGTTTCCGCACTTGCAGACTTTGGATTTCTTGAAGAGTCGGAGTATCCCTCCGAACTTGATACTAGGTTCGAACTATGGTCTAGAGCGCAAAACCTGTATCAAGGGATGGATAACCAGTTGCGAGAGCATCCATGGTATGTGCAGGAGAAATTATCAAATAGCGCAGCTGCCATAGTAGGGCTTGGGGGAGTCGGGTCAGAAGTGGCCGTTCTTCTTGCCCGAGCTGGCATTGGAAAGCTCGTCCTTATTGACCCAGATACAGTTGAGCCGACAAATATTGTTCGCCAGCATTTCAAATTTACCGATATTGGAGATGCAAAGAGTAAGGCGTTAGCTAGTCAAATAGCGGAAATTGGACTTGAGACAGAGATAGACTGCTTGCAGAAAAGCTTATGTACAACGAGTGACTTCGAGCGTACGCTGAATTCGGTAGATACTTTCGCACTGTCAGCGGACTACCCTGAGAGAATAAGATTCACGGCGAATGACTTTGCATTACGTCATGAAATGCCGTGGGCGCACTGCGGGTACCAAGGTCCCGAGATTATCCTAGGTATTCATGATAGCTGTGGTGCCTGTTTTAGATGCATAAAAGACTATCAGACGATCGAGCGTGCCGACCGTGATCTGCACATCCGAGAGTACTCACGTCCTCTAAGGCAAGCGGGTAATTCCGTTTCTTCCTCAATTTCAGCAGCCTTTCTCGCGCACGGAATAATTAGTCTACTCACGGGAGTTCCTTGTATAAAAACAAACGTAGAGTATTGGTTTTCTATGCAATCAATGACGATAAACAAAGTTGAAGTACCTAACTTCGAAACTTGCGCCCATAAAGGAGTTGGTGTTGTCGCTTTGGAAAAATAG
- the istA gene encoding IS21 family transposase, with protein sequence MTDYRAVMDLVLQGWSVRQICSTVRCSHTTVQKARQTMAAHQITTHEQLAGITDEEMATWFVDGRSLAQGDFVPIDFDAVAKARTGRNKVTLQVLWGRYTTQPARPSQRYYSYERFRQLVAEHVDATGLTARITHIPAHTMQVDWAGTTMRLFDPIDARGAKVSIFVASLPYSGMLFACACPNQRQAAWLWAHIQAFEYFGGVAEVIVPDNASTASHAIGAADRNRQVNSTYEEFLEHYNTAALPARARRPKDKANVEAAVKIITQKVIHTLHGHQCVGLDELNARIRSLVDGINDAVPFRGTCTSRRMLFNEFERDVLGQLPASPWQHTEWKRAKVAPNFHITVNTAHYSVPYQLVGRTVDVRITGNEVTVFDAGQRVATHQLAQARGIYVTDVDHIPATMADTTGLWTSDYFYREAAKIGPATQKVIAELISAKAIPAQAYQSCRNVLNMGKHANKAILEQACARLIAPDGARRAVSYTAVKNMMAAVRKDQSTRPTGHDLLPTTPPETPPAVHARDTRGAYLGGSAQFSMENLRKKGPSQS encoded by the coding sequence GTGACTGATTACCGGGCCGTGATGGACCTTGTCTTACAAGGCTGGTCCGTCCGTCAAATCTGCTCGACTGTGCGTTGCTCACATACCACAGTCCAAAAGGCCCGCCAGACAATGGCGGCACACCAGATCACAACCCATGAACAACTCGCCGGCATCACCGACGAAGAAATGGCCACATGGTTTGTTGATGGTCGAAGTCTTGCCCAAGGAGACTTCGTGCCCATCGACTTCGACGCGGTGGCCAAAGCACGTACCGGCCGAAACAAAGTCACTCTCCAAGTCTTGTGGGGCCGCTACACCACCCAACCTGCCCGTCCGTCTCAGCGTTACTACAGCTACGAGCGGTTCCGCCAGCTTGTCGCCGAACACGTTGATGCCACAGGACTTACCGCACGCATTACGCATATCCCGGCACACACTATGCAAGTCGACTGGGCCGGTACCACAATGCGGCTGTTTGACCCGATTGATGCCCGGGGTGCAAAAGTCAGTATTTTCGTGGCGTCACTGCCGTATTCCGGAATGTTGTTTGCCTGTGCTTGCCCGAACCAGCGGCAAGCAGCATGGCTGTGGGCGCATATCCAAGCGTTTGAATACTTCGGTGGCGTCGCTGAAGTCATTGTGCCTGATAATGCTTCGACAGCGTCACACGCAATCGGTGCTGCTGACCGCAACCGGCAGGTTAATTCCACCTACGAGGAATTCCTCGAGCATTACAACACTGCCGCGCTGCCTGCTCGCGCTCGGCGTCCGAAGGACAAGGCGAACGTGGAAGCGGCAGTCAAGATCATCACCCAAAAAGTCATCCATACCCTCCACGGGCATCAATGCGTTGGGCTCGATGAACTCAATGCACGCATCCGCAGCCTAGTTGACGGTATCAATGACGCGGTACCCTTTCGTGGCACCTGCACCAGCAGAAGAATGCTCTTTAATGAGTTTGAACGTGATGTGCTTGGCCAACTTCCCGCATCACCGTGGCAGCATACCGAATGGAAACGCGCGAAAGTCGCCCCCAACTTCCACATCACCGTCAATACTGCTCACTATTCGGTGCCCTACCAGCTCGTCGGCCGCACTGTCGATGTACGCATCACCGGCAACGAAGTAACCGTCTTTGACGCTGGGCAGCGTGTTGCCACCCACCAGCTAGCCCAAGCCCGGGGGATCTATGTCACTGACGTGGATCATATTCCTGCCACCATGGCTGATACCACAGGACTGTGGACCAGTGACTACTTCTACCGTGAAGCAGCCAAGATCGGGCCAGCGACCCAGAAAGTCATCGCAGAACTCATCAGCGCAAAGGCAATCCCTGCCCAGGCATATCAGTCGTGTCGAAACGTACTAAATATGGGCAAGCACGCCAACAAGGCGATTTTGGAACAAGCCTGTGCCCGCCTGATCGCACCTGATGGCGCAAGGAGGGCCGTGTCGTATACCGCGGTGAAAAACATGATGGCTGCGGTACGCAAAGACCAATCCACCCGCCCGACAGGCCATGATCTTCTGCCAACAACACCGCCTGAAACACCACCAGCAGTACACGCACGTGATACCCGCGGCGCGTATCTGGGTGGGTCTGCTCAGTTCAGCATGGAAAACCTTAGGAAGAAAGGACCTTCGCAGTCATGA
- a CDS encoding ATP-binding protein has translation MTQPQPASASARFLDESVLPVFTDLRMTAFGRTVIDIAADPVFDSWSFSDKVLHALDKEVAAKRERRVNKLLKASRSPNLDACIEDITYAPGRNLNKEQITRLAHCQWCQKAQSIVILGKSSVGKTYLAQALLTAACRNDYSARFFRTDTLANQLMVLRHNDAARMEFLQDLHLADVLVLDDFLTTPIDAATAHQLLNILAEREHRGSTIVTSQFTPDEWYKSIPDAVIAESILNRLVVGAEIITLEGPNMRLEGNAE, from the coding sequence ATGACACAGCCACAACCAGCATCGGCATCAGCACGCTTTCTAGATGAATCGGTCCTGCCGGTCTTTACCGATCTGCGAATGACGGCCTTCGGCCGAACCGTGATTGATATTGCCGCAGATCCCGTCTTCGACTCGTGGAGCTTTTCTGACAAGGTGCTCCACGCACTCGATAAAGAAGTCGCGGCCAAGCGTGAGAGACGAGTCAACAAACTACTCAAAGCATCCCGATCGCCAAATCTTGATGCATGTATCGAAGACATCACCTACGCACCCGGCCGCAACCTCAACAAAGAGCAAATCACCAGACTCGCTCACTGCCAATGGTGTCAAAAAGCGCAAAGCATTGTCATCCTCGGCAAATCATCCGTCGGCAAAACCTACCTGGCCCAAGCACTGCTAACCGCCGCGTGCAGAAACGACTACTCCGCCCGCTTCTTCCGCACAGACACACTAGCCAACCAGCTGATGGTGCTACGCCATAATGACGCAGCACGCATGGAATTTCTTCAAGACCTACACCTGGCAGACGTACTCGTTCTTGACGACTTCCTAACAACCCCGATTGATGCAGCCACAGCACACCAGCTACTCAATATTCTTGCGGAACGTGAACACCGGGGATCAACGATCGTGACCTCACAGTTCACGCCCGACGAGTGGTACAAATCCATCCCGGATGCTGTCATCGCCGAGTCGATACTGAATCGGCTTGTCGTTGGCGCTGAGATCATCACACTGGAAGGACCCAACATGCGCCTAGAAGGCAACGCAGAGTAG